In the genome of Penaeus vannamei isolate JL-2024 chromosome 26, ASM4276789v1, whole genome shotgun sequence, one region contains:
- the LOC113813246 gene encoding esterase CG5412, whose amino-acid sequence MAGNSLRILCLHGYGQNADVFRESLGGFRRFVKHHANCSFLSAPHPLESDNNLEKAEGRAWWFKKDEKEEIVYRGFEESVLAIEKHVQSCGPFDGILGFSQGATMVGLLCGLQQQKKLNFDFKFAMLFAGFCSRSQAHQEIYKEQISLPSLHVFGETDKIIPVEQGEKLASFFLNPTILRHKGGHHVPSSGTQKDVYRDAYRQFLDAFATSSFSDWSSKHLKPSKL is encoded by the exons ATGGCTGGAAATAGTTTGAGA ATTCTTTGCTTGCATGGTTATGGTCAAAATGCAGATGTTTTTCGAGAAAGCTTAGGTGGCTTTCGAAGGTTTGTCAAACACCATGCGAATTGTAGCTTCTTGTCAGCTCCTCACCCCTTAGAGTCTGACAATAATTTAGAAAAAG CTGAGGGTCGAGCCTGGTGGTttaaaaaagatgagaaagaggagatagtaTACCGCGGATTTGAAGAGAGTGTGTTAGCCATAGAGAAACATGTGCAAAGTTGTGGCCCCTTTGATGGTATTCTTGGGTTCTCGCAGGGAGCAACAATGGTAGGGTTGCTATGCGGGTTGCAGCAGCAGAAAA aACTCAATTTCGACTTCAAATTTGCAATGTTGTTTGCTGGCTTCTGCAGTCGTAGTCAAGCTCATCAGGAAATATACAAAGAGCAGATTAGTCTACCTTCTCTTCATGTTTTTGGTGAAACAGACAAAATCATTCCTGTTG AGCAAGGAGAGAAACTAGCAAGTTTCTTCCTCAACCCCACCATTCTCCGACATAAAGGGGGACATCATGTACCATCATCTGGGACACAGAAGGATGTCTACAGGGATGCGTACAGGCAGTTCCTGGATGCTTTTGCTA cATCCTCCTTCAGTGACTGGTCTTCTAAGCATTTGAAACCTTCTAAACTTTGA